A DNA window from Acidihalobacter prosperus contains the following coding sequences:
- the ntrC gene encoding nitrogen regulation protein NR(I), translating to MSEGKDTIWVVDDDRSIRWVLERALGGAGFDVAVFEDAESVLRQLEQQRPRVIISDIRMPGQDGLALLERLRTQYPEIPVIIITAHSDLDAAVAAYQGGAFEYLPKPFDVDEAVELARRACQRARQQSTGAELDATREETPEILGEAPAMQEVFRAIGRLARSNITVLITGESGTGKELVARALHRHSPRAAGPYIALNTAAIPRDLLESELFGHERGAFTGAQAQRRGRFEQADGGTLFLDEIGDMPAELQTRLLRVLADGEFYRVGGHTPIRVDVRIIAATHQDLEKRVKEGLFREDLFHRLNVIRIRIPPLRERSEDIPLLLDHFLKQAADELQASPKSPRPEVSEYLRRYQWPGNVRELENTCRWLTVMASGNEIHMEDLPPELRQVSVEEGGLDWEDPLTRWAERQAALNEHPLLDMATPRMERILIEVALRRTGGRRQDAAKLLGWGRNTLTRKIKELDMAVGEDDGHEEEED from the coding sequence ATGAGCGAGGGCAAGGACACGATCTGGGTCGTCGACGATGACCGCTCCATCCGCTGGGTCTTGGAGCGCGCACTCGGCGGCGCTGGTTTCGACGTCGCCGTCTTCGAGGATGCCGAATCCGTGCTGCGCCAGCTGGAGCAGCAGCGCCCCCGGGTGATCATCAGCGACATCCGCATGCCGGGCCAGGATGGCCTCGCCCTGCTTGAGCGCCTGCGCACGCAGTATCCCGAAATCCCCGTCATCATCATCACCGCGCATTCGGATCTCGACGCCGCGGTCGCGGCCTATCAGGGCGGAGCCTTCGAATATCTGCCCAAGCCCTTCGACGTCGACGAGGCCGTCGAGCTGGCACGCCGCGCCTGCCAGCGCGCGCGCCAGCAATCGACCGGCGCCGAGCTCGACGCGACACGTGAGGAAACCCCTGAAATCCTAGGCGAAGCGCCGGCGATGCAGGAGGTGTTCCGCGCCATCGGTCGGCTGGCTCGCTCCAACATCACCGTGCTGATCACGGGCGAATCCGGCACCGGCAAGGAACTGGTCGCGCGCGCGCTGCACCGTCACAGCCCTCGTGCTGCTGGACCGTACATCGCCCTCAATACCGCCGCGATCCCGCGCGACCTGCTCGAATCCGAACTCTTCGGACATGAGCGCGGCGCCTTCACGGGCGCCCAGGCACAACGACGCGGGCGCTTCGAGCAGGCCGATGGCGGCACCCTGTTTCTCGACGAGATCGGCGACATGCCCGCCGAACTGCAGACCCGCCTGCTGCGCGTGCTAGCCGACGGCGAGTTCTACCGCGTCGGTGGGCACACGCCGATCCGCGTCGATGTACGCATCATCGCGGCCACGCATCAGGATCTCGAAAAGCGCGTCAAGGAAGGCCTGTTCAGAGAGGATCTTTTCCACCGCCTGAACGTGATCCGCATCCGCATTCCGCCGCTGCGCGAACGCAGCGAGGACATACCGCTGCTGCTCGACCATTTCCTCAAGCAGGCCGCCGACGAGCTGCAGGCCAGCCCCAAGTCGCCGCGGCCCGAGGTCAGCGAGTACCTGCGCCGATACCAATGGCCCGGCAACGTACGCGAACTGGAAAACACCTGCCGCTGGCTGACCGTGATGGCTTCCGGCAACGAGATTCACATGGAGGATCTGCCGCCGGAACTGCGTCAGGTCAGCGTCGAGGAGGGTGGGCTGGACTGGGAGGACCCGCTGACCCGCTGGGCGGAGCGGCAGGCCGCGCTCAACGAGCACCCCCTGCTCGACATGGCCACTCCGCGCATGGAACGCATCCTGATCGAAGTCGCGCTCCGGCGCACCGGCGGACGCCGCCAGGACGCCGCCAAACTGCTTGGCTGGGGGCGCAATACGCTCACGCGCAAGATAAAGGAACTGGACATGGCGGTCGGAGAGGACGACGGCCACGAGGAAGAGGAGGACTAG